In one window of Oligoflexia bacterium DNA:
- the ftsH gene encoding ATP-dependent zinc metalloprotease FtsH, with the protein MQRKKQKNKKSPNPKRSPMQFLLIGLGLLLVINLFMSPSRPDKIPYSEFKTKIKEGAFKRVYFSDPYVVGELKEGVEHESKFTAPSWMKIEPSLSAVKVAEDKSLIELLDQQQIPYEHKIQNRAFRDFLLTWILPLGLMFFLWTLFMKRMGGGPGSEIMRFGKSKNKMQAQDNIKTRFKDVAGQDEAKDELVEIVDFLKNPKQFTHLGGKLPKGVLLVGPPGTGKTLLAKAVAGEAKVPFFYASGSDFVEMFVGVGASRVRDLFEQAKKQAPCIIFIDELDAVGKSRSASNLGGHDEREQTLNQLLVEMDGFDSKAGVIVLAATNRAEILDKALLRAGRFDRQIGVGQPDVKERQAILELHAKNIKMDEAVDLEVVAKGTTGMVGADLANVINQAALLAARFKRKTVMPEDFEEAIERTYVGLEKKKMAIRPHEKKVIAHHEAGHAIVAAFNKNTDKVHKISIIPRGLSALGYTRYLPIEDQYLSSKSDLIGRVDSLLGGQAAEDIIFGEISTGASDDLKRASAIVRNMITKYGMGESLGSATLYEENNEYSDDTLKNVDQEVKGFLKQRMDAVKALLKKQIKLLEEVAQTLLEKEVIEAKEFEELVSKHTGGKMAF; encoded by the coding sequence ATGCAAAGAAAAAAACAAAAAAACAAAAAATCACCCAATCCAAAACGTTCACCCATGCAGTTTTTACTGATTGGCTTAGGCCTTTTGCTGGTGATTAATTTGTTCATGTCACCCAGTCGTCCAGATAAAATTCCTTACAGTGAGTTTAAAACTAAAATAAAGGAAGGCGCATTCAAACGCGTGTATTTTTCTGATCCTTATGTTGTGGGTGAGCTTAAAGAGGGTGTTGAACATGAAAGTAAATTTACCGCTCCATCATGGATGAAAATTGAACCGTCATTGTCTGCTGTAAAAGTGGCAGAAGATAAAAGCTTAATTGAATTGCTGGATCAACAACAAATCCCTTATGAGCATAAAATTCAAAATCGGGCGTTTAGAGATTTTTTACTGACCTGGATTTTACCTTTGGGTTTGATGTTTTTCTTATGGACTCTGTTCATGAAGCGCATGGGCGGTGGACCGGGTTCAGAAATCATGCGTTTTGGTAAAAGTAAAAATAAGATGCAAGCGCAAGACAACATTAAAACCCGTTTTAAAGATGTTGCTGGCCAAGATGAAGCCAAAGATGAATTGGTTGAGATTGTAGATTTTCTTAAAAACCCTAAACAGTTTACACATTTGGGCGGTAAGTTGCCTAAAGGCGTTTTGTTGGTAGGTCCTCCCGGAACCGGTAAAACCTTATTGGCCAAAGCTGTGGCCGGTGAAGCCAAAGTTCCATTTTTCTATGCCTCAGGTTCAGATTTTGTTGAGATGTTTGTGGGGGTTGGAGCTTCACGCGTCCGGGATTTGTTTGAACAAGCCAAAAAACAAGCGCCCTGTATTATATTTATAGATGAGTTGGATGCAGTGGGTAAATCCAGATCAGCCTCTAATTTAGGTGGTCATGACGAGCGTGAGCAAACCCTCAACCAACTTTTGGTGGAAATGGATGGTTTTGATTCCAAAGCCGGGGTTATTGTTTTGGCGGCCACCAACCGGGCAGAAATTTTAGACAAAGCCTTGTTGCGCGCCGGTCGTTTTGACCGTCAGATTGGTGTGGGTCAACCAGACGTTAAGGAAAGACAAGCTATTTTAGAATTACACGCAAAAAACATTAAAATGGATGAAGCGGTTGATTTAGAGGTGGTGGCCAAAGGTACCACGGGCATGGTGGGTGCTGACTTAGCCAATGTTATCAACCAAGCCGCTTTGCTGGCAGCCCGTTTTAAACGTAAAACGGTTATGCCAGAAGATTTTGAAGAAGCCATTGAACGGACCTATGTTGGTTTAGAGAAAAAGAAAATGGCCATCAGACCGCATGAAAAGAAAGTGATTGCCCATCATGAGGCGGGGCATGCGATTGTTGCAGCCTTTAATAAAAACACAGATAAAGTGCATAAAATTTCTATTATTCCAAGAGGCTTAAGTGCCTTAGGCTATACCCGCTATCTTCCTATTGAAGATCAGTATTTATCCAGTAAATCTGACTTGATTGGTAGGGTTGATTCTTTGTTAGGTGGGCAAGCCGCAGAAGATATTATTTTTGGTGAAATTTCTACTGGTGCATCGGATGATTTAAAACGTGCCAGTGCCATTGTCCGTAATATGATTACCAAGTATGGCATGGGAGAGTCTTTGGGCTCAGCCACCCTGTATGAAGAAAACAATGAATACAGCGATGATACTTTGAAAAATGTAGATCAAGAAGTCAAAGGCTTTTTAAAACAGAGAATGGACGCGGTTAAAGCCCTGTTGAAAAAGCAAATTAAATTGCTTGAAGAAGTGGCGCAAACCTTATTGGAAAAAGAAGTGATTGAAGCCAAAGAGTTTGAAGAACTGGTGAGTAAACACACCGGTGGTAAAATGGCATTTTAA